One segment of Apus apus isolate bApuApu2 chromosome 1, bApuApu2.pri.cur, whole genome shotgun sequence DNA contains the following:
- the CYTH4 gene encoding cytohesin-4, whose protein sequence is MDFCPAGSTDLSEAEEVEIEAIRQHRQELLEDIKKLKEEIAEVFAEIECFQNAEERPKADNNPGEQISKLSERDKFLSLGRKKFNMDPEKGIQYLTEHKVLSSDLQDIAKFLHKGEGLNKTAIGDYLGGRDPTNIQILQAFVACHQFANLNLVQALRQFLWSFRLPGEAQKIDRMMEAFANWYCKCNPGVFQSTDTCYILSFSIIMLNTSLHNPNVKDKPAFERFVAINRGIDNGGDLPEELLKNLFESIKNEPFSIPEDDGNDLTHTFFNPNREGWLLKLGGRVKTWKRRWFILTDNCLYYFEYTTDKEPLGIIPLENLSVRKVDDPKKPNCFELFNPNCRGQKIKACKTDGDGKVVEGKHQSYKISAATPAERDEWIEAIRTSITQDPFYDLVSARKKKIASKN, encoded by the exons AAGCTGAAGGAAGAGATTGCTGAAGTGTTTGCAGAAATTGAGTGTTTCCAAAATGCAGAGGAGAGGCCAAAGGCAGACAATAATCCTGGGGAGCAAATCAG CAAACTGTCAGAGAGGGATAAATTTCTGTCCCTGGGCCGGAAGAAATTCAATATGGATCCTGAAAAG GGGATACAGTACCTGACTGAGCACAAGGTATTGTCCTCAGACCTGCAGGATATCGCCAAATTTCTCCACAAGGGTGAAGGCCTGAACAAGACAGCCATTGGGGAttacctgggtgggag GGACCCCACAAACATTCAGATCCTCCAAGCCTTTGTGGCATGTCACCAGTTTGCCAACCTCAACCTGGTGCAGGCACTGAG ACAGTTCCTGTGGAGTTTCCGGCTGCCTGGGGAAGCGCAGAAGATTGACCGGATGATGGAGGCCTTTGCCAACTGGTACTGCAAGTGTAACCCGGGAGTATTCCAGTCCACAG ATACCTGTTATATACTCTCCTTCTCTATCATCATGCTTAACACCAGCCTGCACAACCCCAATGTGAAAGACAAACCCGCCTTTGAAAGGTTTGTAGCCATCAACAGAGGCATTGACAATGGAGGAGACCTGCCAGAAGAGCTCTTAAAG AATCTGTTTGAAAGCATCAAGAACGAGCCATTCTCCATACCTGAGGACGATGGGAATGACCTCACACATACTTTCTTCAACCCTAACCGTGAGGGCTGGCTCCTGAAACTAG GAGGACGTGTGAAAACCTGGAAACGCCGTTGGTTCATTCTGACCGATAACTGCCTGTACTACTTTGAATACACCACG GACAAAGAACCTCTGGGCATTATCCCCCTGGAGAACCTGTCAGTCCGGAAGGTGGATGATCCCAAAAAGCCC AACTGCTTTGAGCTCTTCAATCCCAACTGCAGAGGGCAAAAGATCAAAGCCTGCAAAACAGATGGGGATGGGAAGGTGGTTGAAGGCAAGCATCAGTCCTACAAGATCTCAGCAGCCACACCAGCAGAACGTGATGAGTGGATTGAGGCAATACG GACTAGCATCACACAGGATCCTTTCTATGATCTGGTCTCTGCCCGTAAGAAAAAGATTGCCAGCAAAAACTGA